The DNA segment GCACGATTGCTGACTGCGATTACACCGCGTGCATCCCTATGTCCCATAACGTGGACTCTTTGAACGTTGCGGCAGCCAGCGCCGTGGCTTTTTGGCAACTCAGGGCCCGGTGAGCTTTTATATGCACATAATACGTTGTAAAAATAGGAAAATAGGCAACGAAGATCATTATTGGAGGTGATTTGCTTGAAAAAGAAATTGGTTCTGACAGTTGTAGTAGCAATCGCCTTTGTAGGTATTTCTATTGACCTTTTACAACCCAGATTGATAGCAAAAGATATAAATTTATTAGATATAGATACGGTCATCCACAATGTAGATAACGAAGAACGTACTGATATCACAGAGCAAATAGATGGAGGCTCAAGGGGCCGCCGTCCTTGGCGGGCTCTAGATTTAGGGGCGTACGGCATCGGATAACAGAGGAGTCCCGCAACTAGAGGATGATGCATGTGATTGGGACGCTGCGGGACTCCTCGAAACGTTATATAAAACCCCAGTTTCGGAGAATTCTTTTAGGATCTTAAAAGATAATAGATATAAAGTATGATTTGAAATGGAGGAGAATAAAATGACAGCTTCAACACACTTTGGTTTTGGGCTCTTTGCATCACTTACATTTTTATTTTACATAGCATTTTTCGGGCTGGTAATTTATTTCATGATAAGCGCAATAATGTTTTTTAAGAGAAAGACAAGCAATGATGAAGCATTAATTAACAAGATAGATGAGCTGATAAGATTTAATAGAAAAGAATAAGGGATTTAGGGTATTCCTAAGGCTTTGTTTTGCTATGGATGAGCTTTAGGCATTCGTTTGTTGGGGTAGTTTTATGGGCATTTCTTAGGTTGAATCGAATCTATAAGTATTCTTTTGATATGATTTATAACCTTTTATATTACGAAACATTTAAAATTAAGGCTTAAATAGGTTTGAGTGCTGTAATTGTTTTAGAGGATATGTCGTCTAACAACGTGCTCCCAAAATCTAAGACAAATATGTATACTACCAGACTTCGGAACACGCGGGACGTTATCTGAAAGTCGGCGGAATAAAAAAGTAGCCGGTTGAGGCTACTTTGGTGGAAATACATCATCGTGAGTTCCGATGATATAAAGTGTGTTGATTTGATCACTCGTTTCAGAAGTCACTTCAATAATAATACGTATCGACATATTGACACTGATCTCATAGAAGTTATCAGTCCCTTGAATTTTTTTGTATCGCAGTGATGGATGAGTTGGGTCAGACATGAATAGCTCAATGGCTTTCTGGGCTTGCTTTAATGTTTTCGAGTTAAGCTGCTTAAATTGCCTATCAAACTTTCGGGTAGATCTGAAGCGCCTAGTCATTGTTCGATACCGTCAAGAAATTCGCGAATTGTGCTAAACTCACGAACGTTACCTGATTCAACGTCATTTTTGGCTTCGAGCATATCATTTTGGGCTTTGTCAGTCCAAAAGTATGCTTGGCCAGAGGGGACTAGTTTCATGGGTTCAATGATGATTTTATTGTCATCTATCCTAATGTCGAGAACATCACCTTCAGAAATATTGAGTTTTTCTCTGATATCTCTTGGTAGGCTTATAAGGTTTCGTTTTTGAACGAAAATTCTACGGGAGATAGCGGACATGAATATCACCCTTTCGGCTCTTTCTAAATACAGTATATGCGTAATTACGTAGTAGCGCAAATCAGGGAACAATTAATTAGGTATTCCTATGGGGCGCCGATCTTCAGATAACAGAGGAATCCCGAAACTAGCGGATAATGGAAGTGGTTGGGACGCTGCGGGACTCCTCAGGACGTTATATGAAACCGTACGCAAAGGCCGCGCGTCCATGCGCGGATTACGTAGTGTGGTTGCTAGTCGCACTTGTAGCAAAACACGCAATTACTAAGATGTTAGACAAAACAGTTTCTTTCAGTTGGACAAGAGTTGATCAAGGTGGAGGTGATAATTGGATGAGACGGGTGCGATATCAGGTCGCATGTAGCATGGATGGCTACATTGCGGCACCGAACGATGATTTTGATTGGATTACCCCAGAGCCCTCGTTCGATTTTGAGGCGCTGTATGCGCAATTTGATACGTTGCTGATGGGGCGACATACATACGAGAGCGTACGCTCAATGGGCGAGAGCTTTCGCGGAAAGCAAGTGATCGTGGTCTCGCGGTCGCTTCAGCCGGTGGACCATCCTGATGTTGAGATCGTGAGCGAGGGCCTTGAGGCACGAGTTCGAGAGCTTCGTGCGCAACCCGGTCGAGATATCTGGCTCTACGGCGGAGGGAATCTCTTCTCTCAACTTCTCGCCTGGAATCTGGTTGATACATTCGAACCGGCGGTTATACCGATTCTTCTGGGAGGTGGGGTGCAGTTGCTCCCCCCGCACGGGATACGTCGGCGTTTGGAGCTCGTCCGACACCGCACCTATCCCAGTGGGATGCTTCTCCTCGAATATGAGGTGCAACAGGCTGGGGAAGGTACGAATGAATTTTCCAGAGGATAGTCATAGTGCCAAACATAGTCACGGTTTTTCGAGGTTTATTTCAGTGTAGCCGAGTAAGCTTATACTTCATGGCTGATTTTCGAAAAGTGGTTGCGACTATCCACTATTCTTACATATTGTAAATATGCAGAGGTTCAAGAGACGCCGTCCATGGCGGGCTTTAGACGAGAGCTTTACTTCATAATTGTAGGAGAATGTGCACTAAAATATGGAGGGATGGCTTTGAGGAAGTACATAGAATATATAGGTGTCTTGGTTATTTTTATAGTTTTACTTATAGCATCTAACGGGTTAAATCAATATATGAAAGCTTTAACGGATTCAACTTTTAATTATGCTTTGAATATTCCAGTCCAAATCATATCGTCTTTTATTTTTGGAGTATTTATTGGAAGTTTACATTTTATCAATGAATATAAAAAAGTTGGTTCTTGGAAAGTAAATAAAGAAAGGTTATTGGTTCTGGGCTTACCGTTATTTATAACTTTAGTTATTGTCAATAGTCATTATCTGGGTATAACTTGGCCTCAACTAATTGTTAGTTTTAGCTTTTTTCTCTTAGTTGGTAATGGGATGAAATATGTTGCAATTTTTCTAGGATACGTAGCAATTTCTTCATTTACAAAAAAAGTATAATAATAGTAGAGGAAAAAATAGAGGGAAAGAATCAAACCGCTCCTCAGAGTTTTTAAGCCTTATGACATTTTATTAGACAATAAGTGTTGGTAGTATTATGTCCAACAGGATTATAGCGGAACAGCACGGGAGCTATTCCCTATAAATGATGATGAATGGGGTCGGGATGCTGCGGGAACTCCTAAATGTTAGGCGAAATACCGCGGAAGGATAAGCTTGCGTCCTGCCTCACGTTTTAAGTTGTTCTATGTAACTGGGGAGGAAAAGGATGTTTGAGTTATTATTTTTGATGTCCTTTACATTACATAATATTGAAGAAGGTATTTGGTTACCCAAGTGGTCAAAGTACGCTGGAAGATACCATCCTCAAGTGAAGAAAAATGAGTTTCACTTTGCAGTAATGGTCGTGACATTATTAGGATATATTTTAACTTTTATCTTTTTAATATCAGGAGCCTCAAATGAGATTATAAAGTATTTGTATTTTGGTTTTTTACTGATGATGTCATTTAATGCCATCTTTCCTCACCTAATAGCTACAATAGTTCTTAAGAAGTATGCGCCAGGAACACTTACGGGCATCTTATTAAATTTGCCGATTGGATTATACGTGGTCTTTGGAAGGTATGGAGAACAGCTTGTAGCTACTAAATTGGCAATCGGTTTTATTGTAATCACTATAGTATCTCTTGTGTCGTTACGACCGTTATTTAAACTTGGCAAGAGATTAATTGATGAGTATTAATGTGAGAAGATCCAAGACACTGCATTCTGGCTTCGAGGGTCTCATCCTTCCAATAACACTGAATTCCCGACACTTTAGAAGAGGATGATGTATGCGAGTAGGGTGCTTAAGCTCATAGGAATAGCTTTTTATCAATAGGATATATCTGCCGCCCGTGTCACTTCACAGTTACTTTTCAGCAGCATGGAATTCCTCGATGATAGCGGAATTAATAAAGCCAATATACGGTTGATTAAGGGGGGATAAAAGTGGTTAAAAAGCTAATTAAACTTTTAGCAGTTTGTGCGCCTTTTCTCTCAATTTATTTGGGATATCAGATGTGGTTTGGTTTCAAATATACGGGAGGACGGGCTGATCTTCCCCCCGAAACAATAACAGCTTTGCAGTTTGCTTTGGAACATTCCGGAGCAAAGGCGATATTATTTTGGCCTATTTGTTTGTTTGTAATATCAACTATTGGAGCTTTATGCGCATGGAAAGAGAATAGGATGTTAGTATGGATTATTGTTATTTTCTTAATGATTGTATCTGTACTAGGCATGTGGTCTATTGGATTATTGGTATTTCACCTTGCAGTATTGTTTCTAGTAATTGGCATATTACTTACTTATTCTGCAAGGAAAGTTCCAGATTGATTTTAAAAGAAAGGAATGTTTGTCAGGGCAGTGCCGTCCGTGGCGCGTGAATGGATCTGGATTTTCTTTCGCATTA comes from the Desulfitobacterium chlororespirans DSM 11544 genome and includes:
- a CDS encoding AbrB/MazE/SpoVT family DNA-binding domain-containing protein, with the translated sequence MSAISRRIFVQKRNLISLPRDIREKLNISEGDVLDIRIDDNKIIIEPMKLVPSGQAYFWTDKAQNDMLEAKNDVESGNVREFSTIREFLDGIEQ
- a CDS encoding dihydrofolate reductase family protein, whose protein sequence is MRRVRYQVACSMDGYIAAPNDDFDWITPEPSFDFEALYAQFDTLLMGRHTYESVRSMGESFRGKQVIVVSRSLQPVDHPDVEIVSEGLEARVRELRAQPGRDIWLYGGGNLFSQLLAWNLVDTFEPAVIPILLGGGVQLLPPHGIRRRLELVRHRTYPSGMLLLEYEVQQAGEGTNEFSRG
- a CDS encoding HXXEE domain-containing protein — protein: MFELLFLMSFTLHNIEEGIWLPKWSKYAGRYHPQVKKNEFHFAVMVVTLLGYILTFIFLISGASNEIIKYLYFGFLLMMSFNAIFPHLIATIVLKKYAPGTLTGILLNLPIGLYVVFGRYGEQLVATKLAIGFIVITIVSLVSLRPLFKLGKRLIDEY